In Microbacterium cremeum, a genomic segment contains:
- a CDS encoding aldehyde dehydrogenase family protein: MSFLEYAPAPESRAILSLQPEYGLFIDGEFRPGSGESFATISPADESHIATIAAASEADVDAAVAAARRAYDRTWSKMSGRDRGKYLFRIARLVQERARELAVAESLDNGKPIKESRDVDVPLVAAWFFYYAGWADKLEYAGLGADPRSLGVAGQVIPWNFPLLMLAWKIAPALAAGNTVVIKPAETTPLSALIFAEILQQADLPPGVVNIVTGAGATGAAIVRHPDVNKVAFTGSTAVGREIAKSVAGTDKKLTLELGGKAANIVFEDAPIDQAIEGIVNGIFFNQGHVCCAGSRLLVQESIHDEVVDRLKDRLSTLRLGDPLDKNTDIGAINSREQLDRIRELSRIGEEEGAERWSADCVIPDNGFWFAPTIFTNVQASHRIARDEIFGPVLSVLTFRTPAEAIEKANNTPYGLSAGVWSDKGSRILAVADRLRAGVVWANTFNRFDPSSPFGGYKESGYGREGGRHGLAAYLKSAPAASSRSLSERGETKRQAGRSKKEVGK; the protein is encoded by the coding sequence ATGAGTTTCCTCGAGTACGCGCCGGCCCCCGAGTCGCGCGCGATCCTGTCCCTCCAGCCCGAGTACGGGCTGTTCATCGACGGCGAGTTCCGCCCCGGCTCGGGCGAGTCGTTCGCGACGATCTCGCCGGCCGACGAGTCGCACATCGCCACGATCGCCGCGGCGAGCGAAGCGGATGTCGACGCCGCTGTCGCCGCCGCACGCCGCGCGTACGACCGCACGTGGTCGAAGATGAGCGGCCGCGACCGCGGCAAGTACCTCTTCCGCATCGCCCGGCTCGTCCAGGAGCGTGCGCGCGAGCTCGCCGTCGCCGAGAGCCTCGACAACGGCAAGCCGATCAAAGAGAGCCGTGACGTCGATGTGCCGCTGGTCGCCGCGTGGTTCTTCTACTACGCCGGCTGGGCCGACAAGCTCGAGTACGCGGGCCTCGGCGCCGACCCGCGCTCGCTCGGTGTGGCCGGCCAGGTGATCCCGTGGAACTTCCCGCTGCTGATGCTCGCGTGGAAGATCGCTCCTGCCCTCGCGGCGGGGAACACCGTGGTCATCAAGCCGGCCGAGACGACGCCGCTGTCGGCGCTCATCTTCGCCGAGATCCTGCAGCAGGCCGACCTGCCTCCGGGCGTCGTCAACATCGTCACGGGCGCCGGGGCGACGGGTGCGGCGATCGTGCGGCATCCCGACGTGAACAAGGTCGCCTTCACCGGCTCGACCGCGGTCGGGCGCGAGATCGCGAAGTCCGTCGCCGGCACCGACAAGAAGCTGACGCTCGAGCTCGGCGGCAAGGCCGCGAACATCGTGTTCGAGGACGCGCCCATCGACCAGGCGATCGAGGGCATCGTCAACGGCATCTTCTTCAATCAGGGTCACGTGTGCTGCGCGGGCAGCCGGCTGCTCGTGCAGGAGTCGATCCACGACGAGGTCGTCGACCGGCTCAAGGACCGCCTCTCGACGCTGCGCCTCGGCGACCCCCTCGACAAGAACACCGACATCGGTGCCATCAACTCGCGCGAGCAGCTGGACCGCATCCGCGAGCTGAGCCGCATCGGCGAGGAGGAGGGCGCCGAGCGCTGGAGCGCCGACTGCGTCATCCCCGACAACGGCTTCTGGTTCGCCCCGACCATCTTCACCAACGTGCAGGCGAGCCACCGCATCGCGCGCGACGAGATCTTCGGTCCGGTGCTCTCGGTGCTGACGTTCCGCACGCCCGCCGAGGCGATCGAGAAGGCCAACAACACGCCGTACGGACTGTCGGCGGGTGTCTGGTCCGACAAAGGCTCCCGCATCCTGGCGGTCGCCGACCGCCTGCGCGCCGGCGTGGTGTGGGCGAACACGTTCAACCGTTTCGACCCGTCGTCGCCGTTCGGCGGCTACAAGGAGTCCGGCTACGGCCGCGAGGGCGGCCGCCACGGCCTCGCCGCCTACCTCAAGAGCGCGCCCGCGGCATCCTCTCGGTCGTTGAGCGAGCGAGGCGAGACGAAGCGCCAAGCCGGCCGCTCGAAGAAGGAGGTGGGCAAGTGA
- the truB gene encoding tRNA pseudouridine(55) synthase TruB gives MAVAGLMLVDKPGGITSHDVVARARRALGTRKIGHAGTLDPMATGLLVLGVEGATRLLTFVVGLDKTYEATIRLGVATTTDDADGDVVSTTDASSLPPAAIADGIAALTGRISQVPSTYSAIKVDGRRAYDLARSGEDVQLKARDVTVTRFELRAERRGSAGSATADGAEAGGWVDLDVVVDCSSGTYIRSLARDLGTALGVGGHLTVLRRTRIGPFQVETATSIDGIADAAPIDPAIAAGAILGRFEVTADEARDLRHGKRLVGTAERLAAEPVAAIDPQGALVGIVERRGADVKSVMNMPEEASR, from the coding sequence ATGGCGGTCGCGGGTCTGATGCTGGTCGACAAGCCCGGCGGGATCACCTCCCACGACGTCGTCGCACGGGCGCGACGCGCGCTCGGCACGCGCAAGATCGGCCACGCCGGCACGCTCGATCCGATGGCGACCGGTCTGCTGGTGCTGGGAGTCGAGGGCGCCACGCGGCTGCTCACCTTCGTGGTGGGGCTCGACAAGACGTATGAGGCGACCATCCGGCTCGGTGTCGCGACCACGACCGACGACGCCGACGGCGACGTGGTGTCGACGACGGATGCCTCGTCCCTGCCGCCCGCCGCGATCGCCGACGGCATCGCGGCGCTCACCGGCCGCATCTCGCAGGTGCCGAGCACGTACTCCGCCATCAAGGTCGACGGGCGCCGCGCATACGACCTCGCGCGCTCGGGAGAGGATGTGCAGCTGAAGGCCCGTGACGTGACGGTGACCCGGTTCGAGCTGCGGGCGGAACGCCGCGGCTCGGCAGGTTCGGCGACCGCGGACGGCGCGGAGGCCGGGGGATGGGTCGACCTCGACGTCGTGGTGGACTGCTCGAGCGGCACGTACATCCGCTCGCTCGCGCGGGATCTCGGCACGGCGCTCGGCGTCGGCGGCCACCTCACGGTGCTGCGGCGCACCCGCATCGGGCCGTTCCAGGTCGAGACGGCGACGAGCATCGACGGCATCGCGGACGCCGCGCCGATCGACCCCGCCATCGCCGCGGGCGCGATCCTCGGGCGATTCGAGGTGACTGCCGACGAGGCGCGTGACCTGCGCCACGGCAAGCGGCTCGTTGGTACCGCGGAGCGCCTCGCCGCCGAGCCCGTCGCGGCGATCGACCCGCAGGGCGCCCTCGTCGGGATCGTCGAACGGCGGGGAGCCGACGTGAAGAGCGTCATGAACATGCCCGAGGAGGCGTCGCGATGA
- a CDS encoding bifunctional riboflavin kinase/FAD synthetase: MIVFRDPREVPAGFGPSVVAIGKFDGVHSGHRAVIDRARVDAAAIGARVVAVTFDRNPLALLRPDICPVSLVGVAQKLRLLAETGVDATLLLTFDRALADLEARAFVEHVLVGALGVTIVMVGADFRFGRGGAGTPDLLRELGREFGFDVDVVDDVRAIDEGRRVSSTWVREVLDAGDVAAAAKLLGRSHSVRGEVVHGLKRGRDLGFPTANLSQALEGFVPAEGIYAGWLVDEGIPGDGTAEPRSSVRYPAAISVGTNPTFDDVDVRQVEAYVLDETDIDLYDHIVEVEFVERVRGMTAFETVDALVAQIADDVERVRTLLS; encoded by the coding sequence GTGATCGTCTTCCGCGACCCTCGCGAGGTGCCCGCCGGCTTCGGGCCGTCGGTCGTGGCGATCGGCAAGTTCGACGGCGTGCACTCCGGTCATCGCGCGGTGATCGACCGGGCGCGAGTGGATGCCGCGGCGATCGGCGCGCGCGTGGTCGCGGTGACGTTCGACCGCAACCCGCTCGCGCTGCTGCGACCCGACATCTGCCCCGTGAGCCTCGTCGGCGTGGCCCAGAAGCTGCGGCTGCTCGCCGAGACGGGCGTCGACGCGACGCTGCTGCTCACGTTCGACCGCGCACTGGCAGACCTCGAGGCTCGCGCGTTCGTCGAGCACGTGCTCGTCGGAGCGCTGGGGGTCACGATCGTGATGGTCGGCGCCGACTTCCGTTTCGGTCGCGGGGGAGCGGGCACGCCCGATCTGCTGCGCGAACTCGGTCGCGAGTTCGGGTTCGACGTGGACGTCGTCGACGACGTGCGCGCGATCGACGAGGGCCGCCGCGTCTCGTCGACGTGGGTGCGCGAGGTGCTCGACGCCGGAGACGTCGCTGCGGCGGCGAAGCTCCTGGGCCGTTCGCACAGCGTGCGCGGCGAGGTCGTCCACGGCCTCAAGCGCGGGCGCGATCTGGGGTTCCCCACCGCGAACCTGTCGCAGGCGCTCGAGGGATTCGTCCCTGCCGAGGGCATCTACGCGGGGTGGCTGGTCGACGAGGGCATTCCCGGCGACGGCACGGCCGAGCCGCGCAGCAGCGTGCGGTACCCGGCCGCGATCAGCGTGGGCACCAACCCGACGTTCGACGACGTCGACGTGCGACAGGTCGAGGCGTACGTCCTCGACGAGACCGACATCGACCTGTACGACCACATCGTCGAGGTCGAGTTCGTGGAGCGCGTCCGCGGCATGACCGCGTTCGAGACCGTCGACGCCCTGGTCGCCCAGATCGCCGACGACGTCGAGCGCGTGCGCACGCTGCTGTCCTGA
- the deoC gene encoding deoxyribose-phosphate aldolase, with the protein MSGTSLMTLPQRAVELLGGEPDDTTLRRYLHGLPGVDAVGLEQRAAGLGTRSIKTTSKAWALDKIIELIDLTTLEGADTPGKVRSLVAKALTPDASDPGCPRVAAVCVYGDMVPHAVAALGAAHGDPDEGGVSVAAVATAFPSGRASLDIKLADTAEAVASGADEIDMVIDRGAFLAGRYGLVFDQIARVKEACRREDGSFASLKVILETGELHTYDNIKRASWLAILAGGDFIKTSTGKVQPAATLPVTLLMLEVVRDWHRATGEKVGVKPAGGIRTSKDAIKYLVTVAETVGEEWLQPHLFRYGASSLLNDVLLQRQKLKTGHYSGADYVTID; encoded by the coding sequence ATGTCAGGCACCTCACTCATGACGCTGCCGCAGCGCGCCGTCGAACTGCTCGGCGGCGAGCCCGACGACACCACGTTGCGACGGTATCTCCACGGTCTCCCCGGCGTCGACGCCGTCGGGCTCGAGCAGCGCGCCGCGGGCCTCGGCACCCGGTCGATCAAGACGACCTCGAAGGCGTGGGCGCTCGACAAGATCATCGAGCTCATCGACCTCACCACCCTCGAGGGAGCCGACACCCCCGGCAAGGTGCGCTCGCTGGTGGCGAAGGCGCTGACTCCGGATGCCTCCGACCCCGGGTGCCCGCGTGTCGCGGCGGTGTGCGTCTACGGCGACATGGTGCCGCACGCCGTCGCCGCGCTCGGCGCCGCGCACGGCGACCCCGATGAGGGAGGCGTGAGCGTCGCCGCCGTCGCGACCGCGTTCCCGAGCGGCCGCGCGTCGCTCGACATCAAGCTCGCCGACACGGCGGAGGCCGTCGCGAGCGGTGCCGACGAGATCGACATGGTCATCGACCGCGGCGCGTTCCTCGCGGGCCGCTACGGCCTCGTCTTCGATCAGATCGCCCGCGTGAAGGAGGCCTGCCGTCGCGAAGACGGCTCGTTCGCGTCGCTCAAGGTGATCCTCGAGACGGGCGAGCTGCACACGTACGACAACATCAAGCGCGCCTCCTGGCTCGCCATCCTCGCCGGCGGCGACTTCATCAAGACCTCGACCGGCAAGGTGCAGCCGGCCGCGACGCTGCCGGTGACCCTCCTCATGCTCGAGGTGGTGCGCGACTGGCATCGCGCGACGGGCGAGAAGGTGGGCGTGAAGCCCGCGGGCGGCATCCGCACGTCGAAGGATGCGATCAAGTACCTCGTCACCGTCGCCGAGACAGTGGGCGAGGAGTGGCTGCAGCCGCACCTGTTCCGCTACGGCGCCTCGAGCCTCCTCAACGACGTGCTGCTGCAGCGCCAGAAGCTGAAGACCGGGCACTACTCCGGTGCTGACTACGTGACGATCGACTGA
- a CDS encoding NRDE family protein, translating to MCTVVIRVPDSADEPTRVLAIRDEDPGRPWNPLGRWWPEPHNGVVGVRDVRAGGAWLAADPAAGRLAVLLNRADDSTRPESELVSRGGLVLDAVAGRSPSGEPSTHGFNLVEVEGARARVRTWDGVALRTVELGPGTHMIAHDDVDDAGTPRIARWLDEFRATEPADGERWWMPWLEVLERSAALPPTDDGAIIRDNRPYGYPTLSLLACVASVTAHDVDVHYGELREPGAWGGLELT from the coding sequence ATGTGCACCGTCGTCATCCGCGTCCCCGATTCGGCGGATGAGCCCACGCGCGTGCTCGCGATCCGCGACGAGGATCCCGGACGACCGTGGAATCCGCTGGGTCGCTGGTGGCCCGAGCCGCATAACGGCGTCGTGGGCGTGCGCGACGTGCGCGCCGGTGGCGCCTGGCTCGCTGCCGACCCCGCGGCGGGCCGCCTGGCCGTGCTCCTGAACCGGGCGGACGACTCCACCCGGCCCGAATCCGAGCTCGTCTCACGGGGCGGCCTGGTGCTCGACGCCGTCGCCGGGCGCTCACCCTCCGGGGAGCCGTCCACGCACGGCTTCAACCTCGTCGAGGTCGAAGGTGCGCGCGCACGCGTGCGGACGTGGGACGGCGTCGCCCTGCGCACGGTCGAGCTCGGGCCCGGCACGCACATGATCGCCCACGACGACGTCGACGACGCCGGCACGCCGCGCATCGCACGCTGGCTGGACGAGTTCCGCGCGACCGAGCCCGCCGACGGCGAGCGCTGGTGGATGCCGTGGCTCGAGGTGCTCGAGCGCTCGGCGGCGCTGCCGCCCACCGATGACGGCGCGATCATCCGCGACAACCGCCCCTACGGATACCCCACGCTGTCACTCCTCGCGTGCGTCGCGTCCGTCACCGCGCACGACGTCGACGTGCACTACGGCGAGCTGCGCGAGCCCGGCGCCTGGGGCGGACTCGAGCTCACCTGA
- a CDS encoding uridine kinase — translation MRLPATPTTTLWRQLRDDVRRQYPAGRVIIAVDGVDGAGKTVFADGLAEAFAEIGDAVFRASIDGFHRPRAERYARGRHSPEGFYLDSYDYATFRRVLVDPFRDGAQTAGTTGFQLSAFDLVRDAPAESQWVTGPLDAVLVVDGIFLHRPELRDLWDWSLWLDVPFDVAYARMALRDGCDPDPDAPTNARYRRGQEAYLHEAAPREAASVVVDNSDLAHPRRVPGSAR, via the coding sequence ATGCGCCTTCCCGCCACGCCGACGACGACGCTGTGGCGGCAGCTGCGCGACGACGTGCGGCGACAGTACCCCGCCGGGCGCGTGATCATCGCGGTGGACGGCGTGGACGGTGCCGGCAAGACGGTGTTCGCCGACGGGCTCGCCGAGGCGTTCGCCGAGATCGGGGATGCCGTGTTCCGTGCGAGCATCGACGGCTTCCACCGTCCGCGGGCCGAGCGCTACGCCCGCGGACGTCACAGTCCCGAGGGGTTCTACCTCGACTCGTACGACTACGCCACCTTCCGGCGCGTGCTCGTCGACCCGTTCCGCGACGGCGCGCAGACGGCCGGCACGACGGGTTTCCAGCTGTCGGCGTTCGACCTCGTGCGCGACGCGCCCGCCGAATCGCAGTGGGTCACCGGGCCGCTCGATGCGGTGCTCGTGGTCGACGGCATCTTCCTGCACCGCCCGGAACTGCGGGACCTGTGGGACTGGTCGCTGTGGCTGGACGTGCCCTTCGACGTCGCCTACGCCCGGATGGCGCTGCGCGACGGGTGCGATCCCGACCCCGACGCCCCGACGAACGCCCGCTACCGGCGCGGGCAGGAGGCGTACCTGCACGAGGCGGCGCCGCGGGAGGCGGCATCCGTCGTCGTCGACAACTCCGACCTCGCCCACCCGCGGCGCGTCCCGGGGAGCGCGCGCTGA
- the coaBC gene encoding bifunctional phosphopantothenoylcysteine decarboxylase/phosphopantothenate--cysteine ligase CoaBC: MFVVVGVTGGIAAYKTVQLVRLLVKDGHEVHVVPTDDALRFVGLPTWEAISRHAVTTSVHDDVARVRHVALGQSADLVIVAPATANTLAKMTAGLADDLLGTTLLATTAPVVVAPAMHTEMWRHPATVANMATLRERGVIVVGPDDGELTGGDSGPGRMTEPEAILERALAAVDGGARDLEGLRVVVSAGGTREPIDPVRFIGNRSSGRQGVAVAMAAADRGADVVLIAAHVDDGPLVEACAHPRVRIVRAGTAAELGEVAAIEADSADIVVMAAAVADYRVAEVSPLKRAKESAPGDGITLDLIENDDILAALVRARRDGQSIVGFAAETPGEGETLLERGRRKAARKGADLLAVNEVGWERGFESGENALAIIDASGDLVASATGSKRDVAEVLWNAVLKVRGSRAEIE; encoded by the coding sequence GTGTTCGTCGTGGTCGGAGTCACCGGCGGGATCGCCGCTTATAAGACGGTTCAACTGGTGCGCCTGCTCGTGAAGGACGGCCACGAGGTCCACGTGGTGCCGACCGACGACGCGCTGCGCTTCGTCGGCCTGCCGACGTGGGAGGCGATCAGCCGCCACGCCGTGACCACCTCCGTCCACGACGACGTCGCACGCGTGCGGCACGTCGCGCTCGGCCAGTCGGCCGATCTCGTGATCGTGGCGCCCGCGACGGCGAACACCCTGGCGAAGATGACCGCGGGGCTCGCGGACGACCTCCTCGGGACGACCCTACTCGCCACCACGGCGCCGGTCGTCGTGGCCCCCGCGATGCACACCGAGATGTGGCGTCACCCCGCGACCGTCGCGAACATGGCGACCCTCCGCGAACGCGGCGTGATCGTGGTCGGCCCCGACGACGGCGAGCTGACCGGCGGCGACAGCGGACCGGGACGGATGACGGAGCCCGAGGCGATCCTCGAACGCGCGCTGGCCGCGGTCGACGGCGGCGCGCGAGACCTCGAGGGGCTCCGCGTCGTGGTGAGTGCCGGCGGCACGCGCGAGCCGATCGATCCCGTGCGCTTCATCGGCAACCGCTCCAGCGGCCGCCAGGGGGTCGCCGTCGCGATGGCCGCGGCGGACCGTGGCGCCGACGTGGTGCTGATCGCCGCGCATGTCGACGACGGACCCCTGGTCGAGGCATGCGCCCACCCGCGCGTGCGGATCGTGCGCGCCGGCACCGCGGCCGAACTCGGGGAGGTCGCGGCGATCGAAGCGGATTCAGCCGACATCGTCGTGATGGCGGCGGCGGTCGCGGACTACCGGGTGGCCGAGGTGTCGCCGCTGAAGCGGGCGAAGGAGTCCGCCCCCGGCGACGGGATCACGCTCGACCTGATCGAGAACGACGACATCCTCGCCGCCCTCGTGCGCGCCCGGCGCGACGGACAGTCGATCGTGGGCTTCGCCGCCGAGACGCCGGGGGAGGGCGAGACGCTCCTCGAGCGTGGCCGGCGCAAGGCCGCCCGCAAGGGCGCGGATCTGCTGGCGGTCAACGAGGTGGGCTGGGAGCGGGGCTTCGAGAGCGGCGAGAACGCGCTGGCGATCATCGACGCGAGCGGCGATCTGGTGGCGTCGGCGACGGGGAGCAAGCGAGACGTCGCCGAGGTGTTGTGGAACGCTGTGCTGAAGGTGCGCGGATCGCGCGCCGAAATTGAGTAA
- a CDS encoding aldehyde dehydrogenase family protein, with translation MTKRLTVPKTYKLYIGGAFPRSESGRTYEVATPKGEFLANAALASRKDARDAVVSARGAVKGWSGATAYNRGQVLYRVAELLEGRRAQFVDEIVQQTGVTASVASAEVDEAIDRWVWYAGWCDKFGQVAGNGNPVAGPYFNISVPEPTGVVGVIAPQDSALVGLVSVIAPALVTGNSVVVVASQRYPLSAISLAEVLATSDVPGGVVNVLTGSPAEIAPWLASHPDVHALDLVGAGDLDWVDLQIAAAETLTRVLPPENGTDAAAPSLARIAAFTETKTVWHTKSLV, from the coding sequence GTGACCAAGCGACTGACCGTGCCCAAGACCTACAAGCTCTACATCGGAGGCGCCTTCCCGCGCAGCGAGTCCGGACGCACCTACGAGGTCGCGACGCCGAAGGGCGAGTTCCTCGCCAACGCCGCGCTGGCATCGCGCAAGGACGCACGGGATGCCGTCGTCTCGGCGCGCGGCGCCGTCAAGGGGTGGTCCGGTGCCACCGCGTACAACCGCGGTCAGGTGCTCTACCGCGTCGCCGAGCTGCTCGAAGGGCGTCGCGCCCAGTTCGTGGACGAGATCGTGCAGCAGACCGGGGTCACGGCATCCGTCGCCTCCGCCGAGGTCGACGAGGCCATCGACCGCTGGGTCTGGTACGCCGGCTGGTGCGACAAGTTCGGTCAGGTGGCCGGCAACGGCAACCCGGTCGCCGGCCCGTACTTCAACATCTCGGTGCCCGAGCCGACCGGCGTGGTCGGCGTGATCGCTCCGCAGGACTCGGCGCTCGTCGGCCTCGTCTCGGTGATCGCCCCGGCCCTCGTGACCGGCAACTCGGTGGTGGTCGTCGCGTCGCAGCGGTATCCGCTCTCGGCGATCAGCCTCGCCGAGGTGCTCGCGACCAGCGACGTGCCGGGCGGCGTCGTGAACGTGCTCACCGGCTCGCCGGCCGAGATCGCGCCGTGGCTCGCGTCGCACCCCGACGTGCACGCGCTCGACCTCGTCGGCGCGGGCGACCTCGACTGGGTCGACCTGCAGATCGCCGCGGCCGAGACGCTCACGCGGGTGCTGCCTCCCGAGAACGGGACGGATGCCGCGGCCCCGAGCCTCGCGCGCATCGCGGCGTTCACCGAGACCAAGACCGTCTGGCACACCAAGAGCCTGGTCTGA
- a CDS encoding A/G-specific adenine glycosylase, which yields MPDLATPLVAWYRRNARDLPWRRPGFSTWGVLVSEFMLQQTPVNRVIPHLEAWLERWPRPADLAAAAPADAVRQWANLGYPRRALWLHRAAVEIRDRHGDVIPRDVDALLALTGIGDYTARAVAVFAYGDRHPVVDTNTRRVLARALGGRSQPAAPSRRDLDVMTAILPADREAAAVVNAAAMELGATVCVGRAPRCDACPLAAQCAWRAAGYPDTGDDRRRQARYEGSDRQARGAVLKTLRDAAAHAVPLHEVAADWPDRRQRDRAIDSLISDGLAEAADGMLRLPA from the coding sequence ATGCCCGACCTCGCGACGCCGCTCGTCGCGTGGTACCGGCGCAACGCGCGCGACCTGCCGTGGCGACGGCCGGGATTCAGCACGTGGGGCGTCCTCGTCAGCGAGTTCATGCTGCAGCAGACGCCGGTGAACCGGGTGATCCCGCACCTCGAGGCATGGCTCGAACGGTGGCCGCGCCCGGCCGACCTCGCAGCAGCAGCCCCCGCCGACGCGGTGCGGCAGTGGGCGAACCTCGGGTACCCCCGCAGGGCGCTGTGGCTCCACCGCGCGGCCGTCGAGATCCGCGACCGCCACGGCGATGTCATCCCCCGCGACGTCGATGCGCTCCTGGCGCTCACCGGCATCGGCGACTACACCGCACGAGCGGTGGCGGTCTTCGCGTACGGCGACCGGCATCCCGTCGTCGACACGAACACGCGGCGCGTCCTGGCGCGTGCGCTCGGCGGACGCTCTCAGCCCGCGGCCCCCTCGCGCCGCGATCTCGACGTCATGACGGCGATCCTCCCGGCGGACCGCGAGGCTGCCGCCGTCGTGAACGCGGCGGCGATGGAGCTCGGCGCGACGGTGTGCGTCGGCCGGGCACCCCGATGCGACGCGTGCCCGCTCGCCGCGCAGTGCGCGTGGCGGGCAGCCGGTTACCCCGACACCGGCGACGACCGTCGGCGACAGGCCCGGTACGAGGGCAGCGACCGGCAGGCGCGCGGTGCGGTGCTGAAGACGCTCCGGGATGCCGCGGCCCACGCCGTGCCGCTGCACGAGGTCGCCGCCGACTGGCCGGACCGGCGCCAGCGCGACCGGGCGATCGACTCGCTCATCTCCGACGGCCTCGCCGAAGCCGCGGACGGGATGCTGCGGCTGCCGGCCTGA
- a CDS encoding glycerophosphodiester phosphodiesterase: MPHSAASDRARDRIHALLIVCVLAVVSIVIALFGATPARVTARELLGDPRTPGEAAFIASHRGGAATAPENTLPAIAAALDSGFDYVEVDVALTADRQPVLMHDATVDRTTDGHGRLSALTLAEVRTLDAGAWFDPAYAGTPVPTLDEFLESLAASGARAIIELKGEWDAEAVTAAVAQVAARDLERRVALASFDARTLALVAAGSDVVSRLLILKNVPADVVSAVAEAGARGVIVSRKAVLDRPAIVDELHAAGSRVVVYTLNDDEYWDAVTALGVDGIVTDDPHTLSEWQEAYAQVP, translated from the coding sequence ATGCCACACTCCGCGGCATCCGATCGCGCCCGCGACCGGATCCACGCCCTGCTGATCGTGTGCGTGCTCGCTGTCGTGAGCATCGTGATCGCACTGTTCGGCGCGACGCCCGCCCGGGTCACCGCCCGCGAACTGCTCGGCGATCCCCGCACTCCGGGCGAGGCGGCGTTCATCGCGAGCCACCGCGGAGGAGCGGCGACCGCCCCCGAGAACACGCTGCCCGCCATCGCCGCCGCCCTCGACAGCGGCTTCGACTACGTCGAGGTCGACGTCGCCCTCACCGCGGACCGCCAGCCCGTCCTCATGCACGACGCGACCGTGGACCGCACGACCGACGGCCACGGCCGGCTGTCGGCGCTCACGCTCGCCGAGGTGCGCACCCTCGACGCGGGCGCCTGGTTCGACCCCGCTTACGCCGGCACGCCGGTGCCCACGCTCGACGAGTTCCTCGAGTCGCTGGCCGCGTCGGGCGCGCGTGCGATCATCGAGCTGAAAGGCGAGTGGGATGCCGAGGCCGTGACCGCCGCGGTCGCACAGGTCGCCGCGCGAGACCTCGAGCGCCGCGTCGCGCTGGCGAGCTTCGACGCGCGCACGCTGGCGCTCGTCGCCGCGGGGTCGGACGTCGTCTCGCGCCTGCTCATCCTGAAGAACGTGCCCGCCGACGTCGTCAGCGCCGTCGCGGAAGCGGGCGCGCGCGGCGTCATCGTCAGCCGCAAGGCGGTTCTCGACCGCCCGGCGATCGTCGACGAACTCCATGCCGCCGGGTCACGCGTCGTCGTGTACACACTGAACGACGACGAGTACTGGGATGCCGTGACGGCGCTCGGCGTGGACGGCATCGTGACCGACGACCCGCACACGCTCTCGGAGTGGCAGGAGGCCTACGCGCAGGTTCCCTGA
- a CDS encoding sugar-binding transcriptional regulator, with product MDAVDELLSIRAAELYYEENLTQEQIGRSLRITRWKVGRLLSQAKEEGFVRIEILHSRARRVPLERRLRDERGLTDAIVVSRAGVESEDELQRRVAQAAADYLSTMRPSPRVLGVSWGRTLSEIAHQLRNGWSAGTDVVQINGGVSLTHRPGTAAATAVAIAQKGGGTATLLPSPAILERRETKEAIEADRVVANVMDLAGSADAYLFSAGAADHRSVHVDSGYLGPADIDRLVERGAVGDVVGRYVDANGDIVDPELDARTVGLSLAALRSAPVAIAAIAGKPKHAIAAAVVGSGLCTALITDEATALHLLEG from the coding sequence GTGGACGCCGTGGACGAGCTGCTGTCGATCAGGGCGGCAGAGCTGTACTACGAGGAGAACCTCACGCAGGAGCAGATCGGGCGCAGCCTCCGCATCACCCGCTGGAAGGTCGGCCGCCTCCTCTCCCAGGCGAAGGAGGAGGGCTTCGTCCGCATCGAGATCCTCCATTCGCGCGCGCGGCGCGTGCCGCTGGAGCGACGCCTGCGCGACGAGCGCGGACTGACGGACGCGATCGTGGTGTCGCGCGCCGGCGTCGAGAGCGAGGACGAGCTGCAGCGGCGTGTCGCGCAGGCCGCCGCGGACTACCTCTCGACGATGCGCCCGAGCCCGCGCGTGCTCGGCGTCAGCTGGGGCCGCACGCTGTCCGAGATCGCGCATCAGCTGCGCAACGGGTGGTCGGCCGGCACCGACGTCGTGCAGATCAACGGCGGCGTCAGCCTCACGCATCGCCCCGGCACCGCCGCGGCGACCGCGGTCGCGATCGCGCAGAAGGGCGGGGGCACCGCGACCCTGCTTCCGAGTCCCGCGATCCTCGAGCGCCGCGAGACGAAGGAGGCGATCGAGGCCGACCGCGTCGTCGCGAACGTCATGGATCTCGCGGGCTCGGCCGACGCGTACCTCTTCAGCGCCGGCGCCGCCGACCACCGGTCGGTCCACGTCGACAGCGGCTACCTCGGCCCGGCCGACATCGACCGTCTCGTCGAGCGCGGCGCCGTCGGCGATGTCGTGGGCCGCTACGTCGACGCGAACGGCGACATCGTCGATCCCGAGCTCGACGCACGCACCGTCGGCCTGTCGCTCGCCGCGCTGCGCAGCGCGCCGGTCGCGATCGCGGCGATCGCCGGCAAGCCGAAGCACGCGATCGCCGCCGCGGTGGTCGGGTCGGGACTGTGCACCGCACTGATCACCGACGAGGCCACTGCGCTCCACCTGCTCGAAGGATGA